The proteins below come from a single Stutzerimonas stutzeri RCH2 genomic window:
- a CDS encoding NADPH:quinone reductase produces MSQRIQFSQHGGPEVLEQVDAPLSAPAAGEARVRNHAIGLNFIDTYFRSGLYQPPSLPSGLGTEGAGVVDAVGEGVDHLQPGDRVAYATGPLGAYGEHHTLPARHLVKLPDSISFEQAAAVMLKGLTCQYLLRQVHSLQAGETVLFHAAAGGVGSIACQWARALGAQLIGVVGSADKAERAKALGAWATIDRTGEDVVQRVLELTEGKKCPVVYDSVGKNSWEVSLDCVAPRGLLVSFGNASGAVTGVNLGVLAQKGSLFVTRPILAGYADTPERLQAMADELFEMIGSGKIEVEIGQRYSLSEAAEAQRRLAAGETTGSTILLP; encoded by the coding sequence ATGTCCCAGCGCATCCAATTCAGCCAGCACGGCGGTCCCGAAGTCCTGGAACAGGTCGATGCACCGCTCAGCGCGCCGGCTGCAGGCGAAGCGCGCGTGCGCAATCACGCCATCGGTCTGAACTTCATCGACACCTATTTCCGCAGCGGTCTGTACCAGCCGCCGAGCCTGCCATCCGGGCTGGGCACCGAGGGTGCCGGTGTGGTCGATGCGGTGGGCGAGGGCGTCGACCATCTGCAACCGGGTGACCGCGTCGCCTACGCCACCGGGCCGCTCGGCGCCTACGGCGAACACCACACGCTACCGGCGCGGCATCTGGTCAAACTCCCGGATTCGATCAGCTTCGAGCAGGCTGCCGCGGTGATGCTCAAGGGCCTGACCTGCCAATATCTGCTGCGCCAGGTCCATTCATTGCAGGCCGGCGAAACCGTGCTGTTCCATGCCGCGGCCGGCGGCGTCGGCTCCATCGCCTGTCAGTGGGCGCGCGCACTGGGCGCGCAATTGATCGGCGTGGTCGGTTCCGCGGACAAAGCCGAGCGGGCCAAGGCCCTGGGCGCCTGGGCTACCATCGATCGCACCGGTGAAGATGTAGTGCAGCGTGTGCTGGAGCTGACCGAAGGCAAAAAATGCCCGGTGGTCTACGACTCGGTGGGCAAGAACAGCTGGGAGGTTTCCCTCGATTGCGTTGCCCCGCGCGGCCTGCTGGTGAGCTTCGGCAACGCCTCCGGTGCCGTCACCGGGGTGAACCTGGGTGTGCTGGCGCAGAAGGGCTCTTTGTTCGTCACTCGACCGATTCTGGCTGGCTACGCCGATACGCCGGAGCGCTTGCAGGCCATGGCCGACGAACTGTTCGAGATGATCGGCAGCGGCAAGATCGAGGTCGAGATCGGCCAGCGCTATTCGCTCAGCGAAGCGGCCGAAGCCCAGCGCAGGCTGGCGGCAGGGGAAACCACCGGATCGACCATTTTGCTGCCCTGA
- the hemF gene encoding oxygen-dependent coproporphyrinogen oxidase, with the protein MNHRTEAVKAYLLDLQDRICAALEAEDGGARFAEDAWTRPGGGGGRTRVIENGALIEKGGVNFSHVHGDSLPPSASAHRPELAGRGFEALGVSLVIHPHNPYVPTSHANVRFFIAEKEGEEPVWWFGGGFDLTPYYGAEEDCVHWHRVARNACAPFGAEVYPRYKEWCDRYFHIKHRHEPRGVGGLFFDDLNQWDFDTSFAFMRAVGDAYLDAYLPIVQRRKATPFGERERQFQLLRRGRYVEYNLVYDRGTLFGLQSGGRTESILMSLPPQVAWGYDKHPEPGTPEARLTEYFLQDRDWLAEQP; encoded by the coding sequence GTGAACCACAGGACCGAAGCCGTCAAAGCCTATCTGCTCGATCTGCAGGACCGCATCTGCGCTGCGCTGGAGGCCGAAGATGGCGGCGCGCGCTTTGCCGAGGACGCCTGGACGCGGCCCGGTGGCGGCGGTGGCCGGACCCGGGTGATCGAGAACGGCGCGCTGATCGAGAAGGGCGGCGTGAACTTCTCCCACGTGCATGGCGACAGCCTGCCGCCGTCAGCCAGCGCCCATCGTCCGGAGTTGGCCGGGCGCGGTTTCGAGGCCCTCGGCGTGTCGTTGGTGATCCACCCGCACAACCCCTACGTGCCCACGTCCCATGCCAACGTGCGCTTCTTCATCGCCGAGAAGGAAGGCGAGGAACCGGTCTGGTGGTTCGGTGGCGGCTTCGACCTGACGCCTTACTACGGCGCCGAGGAAGACTGCGTGCACTGGCACCGGGTCGCGCGAAATGCCTGCGCGCCGTTCGGTGCCGAGGTCTACCCACGTTACAAGGAGTGGTGCGATCGCTATTTCCATATCAAGCATCGCCACGAACCGCGCGGCGTAGGCGGCCTGTTCTTCGACGACCTGAACCAGTGGGACTTCGACACCAGTTTCGCCTTCATGCGTGCGGTCGGCGATGCCTATCTCGACGCCTACCTGCCCATCGTCCAGCGGCGCAAGGCCACGCCATTCGGCGAGCGCGAGCGGCAGTTCCAGCTGCTGCGCCGCGGCCGCTACGTCGAATACAACCTGGTCTATGACCGCGGCACGCTGTTTGGCCTGCAATCAGGCGGGCGTACCGAATCCATCCTGATGTCGCTGCCGCCACAAGTGGCCTGGGGCTATGACAAGCATCCCGAGCCCGGTACGCCGGAAGCGCGGCTGACCGAATACTTCCTGCAGGACCGCGACTGGCTCGCCGAACAGCCCTGA
- the aroE gene encoding shikimate dehydrogenase codes for MDRYGVFGNPIGHSKSPQIHALFAAQTGQVLRYEALLAPLDDFVGFARAFFQDGLGANVTVPFKEQAYRMTDQLTERARRAGAVNTLKKLEDGHLLGDNTDGAGLVSDLLHAGVALRGRRILLLGAGGAVRGALEPLLAQRPAALIIANRTVSKAEQLAQEFAELGPLSASTFTDLAEPVDLIINGTSASLGGELPPLADSLIQPGHTFCYDMMYAAKPTAFCQWAAALGADTRDGLGMLVEQAAEAFELWRGVRPDTAPVLAELRRQLS; via the coding sequence ATGGACCGCTACGGCGTCTTCGGCAACCCCATCGGCCACAGCAAATCACCGCAGATTCACGCCCTGTTCGCCGCGCAGACCGGCCAGGTGTTGCGTTATGAAGCCTTGCTGGCGCCACTGGATGATTTTGTCGGGTTCGCCCGGGCGTTTTTCCAGGATGGGCTTGGCGCCAATGTCACCGTGCCGTTCAAGGAGCAGGCCTACCGGATGACTGATCAGCTCACCGAGCGTGCTCGGCGTGCCGGTGCGGTGAACACGCTGAAGAAGCTCGAAGACGGCCATCTGCTCGGTGACAACACCGACGGCGCCGGGCTGGTGAGCGATCTGTTGCACGCCGGTGTGGCGCTGCGTGGCCGGCGTATCCTGCTGCTGGGCGCCGGCGGTGCGGTGCGCGGCGCACTCGAGCCATTGCTGGCGCAGCGGCCCGCCGCGCTGATCATCGCCAACCGCACCGTGAGCAAGGCCGAACAGCTGGCACAGGAATTTGCCGAGCTCGGTCCGCTGTCGGCCAGCACCTTCACCGATCTTGCCGAACCGGTCGACCTGATCATCAATGGCACCTCGGCCAGCCTCGGCGGCGAATTGCCTCCGCTGGCCGACAGCCTGATCCAGCCAGGCCATACCTTCTGCTACGACATGATGTACGCGGCCAAGCCCACGGCGTTCTGCCAATGGGCGGCAGCATTGGGTGCGGATACCCGTGACGGGCTCGGCATGCTGGTGGAGCAGGCTGCGGAGGCGTTCGAACTCTGGCGTGGCGTGCGTCCGGATACCGCGCCGGTGCTGGCCGAACTGCGTCGGCAGCTTAGCTAG
- a CDS encoding NAD(P)-dependent oxidoreductase yields MLNAETPRLKFALYGAHDDLGSALLVELLSRQHEAVALLDDLNSISARPGLRTKPGDPFDAMSVSESVAGMDAVICLFQTPRLPGPGRITGESPQRDFYQAVEALLLGLERARVERLLLVADYPAIELQPEVEAALQRLAKHPLRWTLVDAPSAGNQLTIETLAEAAGKGDANPYRELQRIAAGIVDELENPQHIHQRIHFSG; encoded by the coding sequence ATGCTCAATGCCGAAACGCCGCGGTTGAAGTTCGCCCTCTACGGTGCGCACGACGACCTTGGCAGTGCGCTGCTGGTGGAGCTGCTCAGCCGCCAGCACGAGGCCGTGGCATTGCTTGACGACCTCAACTCGATTTCCGCCCGGCCTGGCCTGCGGACCAAACCGGGCGATCCGTTCGATGCGATGAGCGTAAGCGAGAGCGTGGCCGGGATGGATGCGGTGATCTGCCTGTTCCAGACGCCGCGTCTGCCTGGTCCGGGCAGAATCACTGGCGAGTCACCCCAGCGTGATTTCTATCAGGCGGTCGAGGCGCTGTTGCTCGGGCTGGAACGCGCCAGGGTCGAGCGCCTGTTGCTGGTTGCCGACTACCCGGCGATCGAATTGCAGCCGGAGGTCGAGGCGGCGCTGCAGCGACTGGCCAAGCATCCGCTGCGCTGGACGCTGGTGGATGCGCCATCAGCCGGCAATCAGCTGACCATCGAGACGCTGGCCGAAGCGGCGGGCAAGGGCGACGCCAATCCCTATCGGGAATTGCAGCGTATTGCCGCCGGCATCGTCGACGAACTGGAAAATCCCCAGCACATCCATCAGCGCATCCACTTCAGCGGCTAG
- a CDS encoding DUF883 family protein, with amino-acid sequence MSRFSKSTTREEVQHEIDSLMRALDELKHDAARDSRKRLSALRSRAESLWHDQDWDEHYADLSKRTREASRAARDCAKEHPLGTLALAAGAFAVIGYLISRR; translated from the coding sequence ATGTCCCGTTTCAGCAAGTCCACCACCCGCGAAGAAGTCCAGCACGAGATCGACAGCCTGATGCGCGCGCTCGATGAACTGAAGCACGACGCCGCCCGCGATTCACGCAAGCGCCTCAGCGCCCTGCGCTCGCGTGCCGAATCACTCTGGCACGATCAGGATTGGGACGAGCACTACGCCGACCTGTCCAAGCGTACCCGCGAGGCCAGCCGCGCTGCGCGTGACTGCGCCAAGGAGCACCCGCTGGGCACCCTGGCTCTGGCCGCAGGCGCCTTTGCCGTGATCGGCTACCTGATCAGCCGTCGCTGA
- the pbpG gene encoding D-alanyl-D-alanine endopeptidase: MNFRRTLASLFVVCLASLPVLHAQAAKPAVQELASGSALLVDLNTNEVLYSSNPDMVVPIASVTKLMTAIVALDAKLPLDQVLPVTIRDAKEMQGVFSRVRIGSEISRRELLLLTLMSSENRAAASLAHHYPGGYSAFIQAMNAKARALGMSRTYYVEPTGLSERNVSSANDLVKLIRASRQYPLIQQFSTTDEKTVAFRKPNYTLGFRNTNALVRKNNWDIQLSKTGFTNAAGHCLVMSTTMKQRPVAFVVLDAFGKYTHMADANRLKKWLETGTVTPVPAAALAYKQQKQAQRQLAGQPADAAQALLDAR, translated from the coding sequence GTGAACTTTCGTCGTACCCTGGCCAGTCTGTTCGTCGTTTGCCTGGCCTCGTTGCCGGTTCTTCATGCCCAGGCCGCCAAGCCGGCCGTTCAGGAGCTCGCTTCCGGCAGTGCGCTGCTGGTCGACCTGAATACCAATGAAGTGCTGTATTCCAGCAATCCCGACATGGTGGTGCCGATCGCCTCGGTGACCAAGCTGATGACGGCGATAGTGGCGCTGGATGCCAAGCTGCCACTGGACCAGGTGCTGCCGGTGACCATCCGCGACGCCAAGGAAATGCAGGGCGTGTTCTCCCGCGTGCGCATCGGCAGCGAAATCAGCCGCCGCGAGCTGCTGCTGCTGACCCTGATGTCTTCGGAGAACCGCGCCGCGGCGAGCCTCGCCCACCACTATCCGGGCGGTTACTCGGCGTTCATCCAGGCGATGAACGCCAAGGCGCGCGCGCTGGGCATGAGCCGCACGTACTACGTCGAGCCGACTGGCCTATCCGAGCGCAACGTCTCCAGCGCCAATGACCTGGTCAAGCTGATCCGCGCCAGCCGCCAGTACCCGCTGATCCAGCAGTTCAGTACCACCGACGAGAAGACCGTCGCCTTCCGCAAGCCCAACTACACCCTCGGCTTTCGCAACACCAACGCCCTGGTGCGCAAGAACAACTGGGACATCCAGTTGAGCAAGACCGGCTTCACCAATGCCGCCGGCCATTGCCTGGTGATGAGCACTACCATGAAGCAACGGCCGGTGGCCTTCGTGGTGCTCGATGCGTTTGGCAAGTACACCCATATGGCCGACGCCAACCGCCTGAAAAAGTGGCTGGAAACCGGCACGGTGACGCCGGTGCCGGCCGCGGCGCTGGCCTACAAGCAGCAGAAGCAGGCCCAGCGCCAGCTGGCCGGCCAGCCTGCCGACGCGGCGCAGGCGCTGCTCGACGCTCGCTGA
- a CDS encoding DUF2946 family protein, giving the protein MTRRRLPAWLASLALLIHLLSMPLSGLLPTDAKRLLGWSGHCTLMQAQAQAQAQAQQHSHALHESTAHGEHEPSAHGGMPPCCCCAGSVGLAALPGASPQLPQQTAGHLTRVAEAGAHRPSPRQQWPALNPRASPLA; this is encoded by the coding sequence ATGACACGCCGCCGCCTTCCTGCCTGGCTCGCCAGCCTGGCCCTGCTGATCCATCTGCTGAGCATGCCGCTGTCGGGTCTGTTGCCGACCGATGCCAAGCGGCTGCTTGGCTGGAGCGGACATTGCACGCTGATGCAGGCGCAGGCGCAGGCGCAGGCGCAGGCGCAGCAGCACTCGCACGCGCTGCACGAGTCGACGGCCCATGGCGAGCATGAGCCGAGCGCCCATGGCGGGATGCCGCCTTGTTGCTGTTGCGCCGGTTCGGTGGGGCTGGCGGCGCTGCCCGGAGCATCGCCGCAACTGCCGCAACAAACCGCCGGGCACTTGACCCGGGTCGCCGAAGCAGGCGCCCATCGGCCGTCGCCACGGCAACAATGGCCAGCCCTCAACCCGCGCGCCTCACCCCTCGCCTGA